ACCTTTTATTGAACTTGTAGGGTCACAAGAGTTATGTACCAAATATGATCAGCGGAGCATCTCAAGCGGACATTGGTGTACTGGTTAGTTATTATGTTAATTTGGTCTGATTCTTAACTGTAGCATGCGTCTTTGGTTTGAAGCTTATTAATTTCCTTGTCCTGGTCCCTCTGTTGTAGGTGATTTCAGCTCGTAAAGGTGAATTTGAGACGGGATATGAGAGGGGTGGGCAGACGCGTGAACATGTTCAACTGGCAAAAACATTGGGTGTGTCGAAACTGGTTGTCGTTGTGAACAAAATGGACGATCCAACTGTGAACTGGTCGAAAGAGAGGTATGTGCATTAACCTTTCTAGTTCATGTTACTGTTTTTCGTATCTACTTCCATTCATCGGCGTATGTACTCTTCTACAGGTACGATGAAATAGAACAAAAAATGGTACCATTTCTTAAATCCTCTGGCTACAACACAAAGAAAGGTATGCAGTGAAATATAAACGTTCCAGATTAACTATATGGTTTAATTGCACGTTTAATTTGTTCTCTTATTCCTTTGCTGTGAAGATGTTGTCTTCTTGCCTATATCTGGTCTAATGGGGTTTAATATGGACAAGAGGATGGATCCAAAAGTTTGTCCTTGGTTCAGTGGCCCTAGCTTTTTTGAAGTCTTGAATTCAATTGAAGTTCCGCCACGAGATCCTAACGGCCCATTCAGGTGAACTTTTTACTGTCCCtgtttcttattctttttcAATCAGGTTTGTTCGTTGTTATTAAATATTGGTTGATGCATTCATGAAATCCATGACTCGTGTGTTCATGTTGCTTATGGGCACTAACATCCATGTGCATTGTTTTTTGCACCACTCCCAACCTTGGCATATGTTTTATCGTGTCTATAATACATTTCTCATTCTCTTAACTGAAAGGAGAACTATTTTCTGTAAAGTTATCCTTGTATGTTGCAGGCCGTGTTAACTCATAATTGATCTTATGAATTGTATAGGATGCCCATCATTGATAAATTCAAAGACATGGGGACTGTTGTTATGGGAAAAGTAGAATCGGGCAGCATTCGGGAGGGTGATTCCTTGGTCATTATGCCAAATAAGGTACTTTCCAAATGTTTTCGCGCATTTCATATTTAATTGCCAGCTCATTGTCGTCCTAATAACTTACACGAATCAATGTAGGAACCCGTGAAAGTTGTTGCAATATATTGTGATGAAGATAAAGTTAAGCGTGCTGGACCGGGTGAGAATTTGAGAGTCCGTATAACTGGCATTGAGGACGAGGATATCCTTTCAGGTTTTGTTTTATCCAGCGCGGGTGAGTATCATGATTTTCACGTATATTTTGTTGATATCTGGAGTATTCTTTTGTCATAGTTGACTAATCTGGAGTATTCTTTGTTTTCTGTTGCAGTAAAGCCTGTACCTGCCGTTACTGAGTTCGTTGCCCAATTACAAATCCTCGAGCTGCTTGACAACGTAAGCATATGTTTCCTCTTGAAATGACAACTTTTGAGTATATCTTTTCTGAATAGTGTTTCTTTCTTGCATATATATTCAGAAATTTGATCCCGTCTTCGATTTTTCTGCGCATGTAGGCTATTTTTACAGCTGGTTACAAGGCTATTCTCCACATTCATGCTGTGGTTGAGGAATGTGAGATCATCGAATTGATAAGCCAAATTGATGTGAAGACGAGGAAACCcatgaaaaagaaaattctGTTTGTGAAGAATGGTGCTGCTGTTATCTGCCGTATACAGGTCCAGTTCCTTTTCTTTCCTTGAAACTTTTATTCATAGCGATAAGTTTCATCCAAGTTATGGTTTACGTTTCTACTTCAGTCAAAGAAAAAGCCTGAAATATTATTTCATCTCGAACTTGGTGCAATGTTTTGGATGTATATGTGTAGTATTCTTCTTGCGACAAGACTGATAAAATGTTCTCAGTCGTTTCGCCACTAGATGGACTGTAACTAATACGGTTGTTACAAAGCTTAGCAGAAACATGGAGGGAATCCACACGAGATTTCAGTTTCAACATCTTTAGCAAGTTGTTGCCAGTCTTTCTAATCCTAATCTCTGCTGTCCGTTGCTGTATCTCTGCAGGTTACCAATTCAATCTGTGTTGAAAAATTCTCAGATTTCCCTCAGCTTGGAAGATTCACTCTACGAACTGAAGGTAAAAATATCAAGTGCAATGCATAATGTGACCACTCATATTACATCTTAGTTTATGTGCATGATTTACAAATTCTATTTGGTGTCACAACAGGGAAAACAGTTGCGGTGGGAAAAGTGACTGCGCTCTCAAGCGCTTGATCCAAATTTTGTGAGGAAAAGGTGACTTGCTAGTTTTACGATTTCAGTAAATTTGAATACCATAAAATTGAAGAAACATCCAATCTGAACTGGTTTCTGGTTCTTTGAATTGCAGGAAACGGAGCTTACGGGTTGCACAAAGTGGTGGAATTAGGAAAAAAGCTTCTTGAAGTGAATCTGAGTTCCCTAAACTCAAAACCTTAGTTCCATCTCCCTATGGTGGCCAATTTAGAGTTGTAACCTGAGATCGttttctgaaaatttaaaagctaaaaaaaaagtattatgaTGAACATGAGTGAGAGATTTTTGTTGCTAAATTTACAATCACTACCCTTTTTAGCCGAGTCTGTATTTCGTCTTTTTTTGGAGTTTGCTGTTTAATTAGTTTTGAGGAAACACTATTTGTTCCTTAAACGCAAGTACCTTGTTTCTTCGTGTTCTTGCTTCATGCGACATGGCCGATGCAGCTCATTGGTATAATGTGAatttaaaacaagctcacttcaacttgtaaaatgtataaaagtCACTCGCAATTCGCTGCTGTAAAAACCGGGTGGTTTTATGTTGCGGTGCTAAAATGCATCGGCATTTGGTTTGATTGACTTGAACCGGGTCCAGTAAATTGTGTTTTGTCTCGAACAAAACGTCATCGTTTAGAGTGTCGATTAGTCAATTACCTTTATCATCTACTTCTAGTATAAGCGCACTCACCCACTTTTCCAGCTAGAGAgagttttccttttctcttttcttttgttccCTCGACTTACCGACGCGCCAACGGCTACTTTTTCCTCCGGAGACGGAGGAGCTCTCAACGTGGGAACCCTAAATCCTTCTTAGTCGTCGAAAATTTCAGATTCGAAAAGCaatagagttgtagagaaggaTAACCAACGTGAACAAGAAGAAAGATTATCGGCTGTAGTGTGGTGTGTGTGTTTACAGTACCCCGAATACGATAAATGGAGCAGCCGAAGAAAGTAGCTGATAGGTATCTCAAGCAAGAGGTTCTCGGGCAAGGTACTTACGGCGTCGTCTTCAAGGCCACTGATACTAAGGTGATTGGTTTCTTCcacgaaattagggtttaggatctGCCGCGTATACTCTATATCTTTGCATGGTTTGTATGCTTTGGGTTCGAATCGAAAAGGGTTTAGTTTTGATTGTTAATTAGACTCGCAAGTTATAAACTTTgtcatttgattttgttttttttcgaTTGCAGACAGGAGAAACTGTAGCAATCAAGAAGATAAGGCTTGGTAAACACAAGGAAGGTGTAAACATTACGGCTCTCAGGGAAATCAAAATGCTCAAAGAGCTAAAGCATCCGCATATCATTCTCTTGATCGATGCGTTTCCTCACAAAGAGAACTTGCACCTTGTGTTTGAGTTCATGGAGACTGACCTCGAAGGAGTCATTCGCGATTCAAACGTGTTCCTCTCACCTGCCGACATCAAATCTTACCTCCTGATGACACTTAAAGGACTTGCTTATTGCCACGAGAAATGGGTTTTGCACAGGTACTTGACAACTTTCTTTGGACTATATCTAATGCTGTTAGGTTTAGCGCTGATTGTGTATTGTTTGACTTCAGGGATATGAAGCCAAATAACTTGTTGATAGGACCTGATGGACAGCTGAAACTTGCAGATTTTGGATTAGCACGTATATTTGGTACTCCTGATCGTAAGTTTACCcatcaggtatggttgctccgCATTGTCATTTTATTTGTTGCTTGCAGAATTTAACAATGACTTGTAGAAAATGAATCTCATATCTGAATTCATTAAAGTAGCTGTGCTGTGTCAACAGTGAAGTTTTGTTGTATATTAATTTCGTAATTGATGAAATAATTATCGCCTATCGACAATGCAACATGTGCATGTATTAAACAGTCTCAACTCAAAATACATGATGTAGCAGTTGTTATCTCATCTCTGTATTAGAAATTGTGCCATTAACAAGACCCTGAGCTTATGATTACAATATATGTGCGGTGCACCTTATTTCTTGTTGTTTTCTacttgttttcatatatatatatctgataATGCGCAGGTGTTTGCTAGATGGTACAGAGCGCCAGAACTTTTGTTTGGTGCAAAACAATATGGTGCTGCAGTTGATGTTTGGGCTGCTGGCTGCGTATTTGCTGAAATTCTGCTACGCAGACCATTTCTCCAGGTTCAATAATCTTCACTCAACTCCTCATGGTTAAAACTTAGCTTAGTCCAATCTTCATTTCGTTGGATCTTATACTCTCAGTCAGTCTACTTAATACTTCTTAAGCATTGTTTGTTATGTATGCTTACATATTCAGTCTTCCTTTCGTCACAGGGAAACAGTGATATCGATCAATTAAGCAAAATATTTGCTGCCTTTGGGACACCAAAAGCGGATCAATGGCCTGACGTGAAAAAACTTCCTGATTACGTGGAGTATCAATTTGTCCCTGCACCTTCTCTACGTTCTTTGTTCCCATCAGTTAGTGAAGATGCTCTCGACTTGTTATCCAAGATGTTTACATATGACCCAAAGGCTAGAATTTCTGTTAAGCAGGCTCTAGAACACAGGTGCCTAAAGCTCACCACATATTTATAGACAGAAGGTACATATATAGTTCTGTTTTCACCACAACTTTGCTTTCATATTTTTAGGTACTTTACTTCTGCACCTTCTCCTACTGACCCTGCTAAACTCCCAAAGCCACTTCGAAAGCAGGAATCTAAAGCCTCTTACGGTAAACATGAGGCTATTAAAGTGGTATCACCACCACGTAAGATTAGAAGAGTAATGCCTGAGCGTGGGAGGGTTGATGGTATGAAGTCTCACGTTGACAAGGATCAACAAGCACCCATGTCATTAGATTTTACCGTCCTCGCTGAGCGGCCTTCTAACCGACCAACCATCACCAGGTACAACAAATAGAGCAATCTACTTTGATTAGTTGTTTTTGCAGGCTCAAGATTGAATGTGTTTTAAAagcttcttcttgttgttcATTTTGTAGTGCCGATAGATCTCATCTGAAGAGGAAGCTCGATCTTGATTTCTAATAGTAATGTTCTTTTCTCTTATATTCAGTTTACAACACTGTTAGATTGTCATTTTTACTACCGCTGGTGTAAGTGGCGATTTATTCCTTTGTCCCTCCTTTAATTTCACAATGTTACTTAATTGTATTTGTCTTATTTGCTTTATTGATTGTAAACTAATAATCATGTACTATATGAATATAAAGCTCTCCACTTTTCCCTCTGGGCATCTTTTGCACCAGAAAGAGTTCTCAGTTCAATAATCAAACGTGCAAGTGTTTTATCTTCTTCACCTCAAAAAGGTTTTATTAATTAGTTgtaagtggaaaaaaaaaaaaaaaaaattagagcaAGTGGCATCAACATGAAGCAGATGTGTCTGTGTTGTCAAGAAAAGGGTAGTCAGTGTAACCCACGATAGGATCAGAAGTATAGAACGTTGATCTGTCATACTTGTTCAACGGTGCATTGAGTTCGAATCTCCTTGGCAGATCAGGATTAGCCAAGAACGTCCGTCCATAACCCACCAGATCAGCTCCTCCCTCTTCCACCACCTCGTTCCCATCTTCTCTAGAGTAACCTCCAGCTACTATGAACGTTCCTTTGAAGGCATTTCTCATTGGCGTAAGCGACTCAGTGCATTCAAACACATCTTCAAGGAGTTTCATTCTAGGTTCAACCATGTGACAGTAAAGGACCCCATGCTTGTTCATTTCTTGCACCATGTAGAGTCCTAATGCCTCAGGGTTCGTATCTCCTGACTCCATGTAGTCTGCAAATGGTGAGAGTCTGATTCCCACACGATCTGAACCAATCTCTTTCACCACTGCTTCTATTACTTCCACAGCGAATCTGCAGCGGTTCTCCAGTGACCCACCGTATTGGTCAGTTCTGTCATTTACTTTATCTTTCAGAAACTGGTCGATGAGGTAACCATGTGCACCGTGAATCTCCACCCCATCAAAGCCTATGATTACCACAAGTGTCATGTTCAGCTAACATCATCGTACATCCAAAGGGGAAAAAGACTTTTCTTACCAGCTTCCATTGCATTTCTTGCAGCAATTCTAAAGTCATTGACAATGGCAGGGATCTCTTTGGTACTTAACCGTCTTGGAGGAGTAAACTGCCCTCCATAGATGTTATTACACGTCAATGGCTTGTCTGTAGAGGAGACAGGAGCTTCCCCATTTGGCTGGTCTAAAGAATGGAggcaaataataaatatacaaagcAAGGACTGAAAACATTATGTGTTTCATTCCAAATGGTAAACCTTGATGAAAGACCCTGCCACCGTGCCAAATCTGACAGAAGAAGATGCCACCTTTGGCATGAACCGCATCTACGATGGGCTTCCATGCTTCCACTTGCTCTCTGGTCCATATTCCAGGTATATCCGGATAGCTTCACAAACAGAGGTGATGGTGTTGGTGGACTTCGACAAGATGTAAGTGATGAGGATTGATCCAAAGcagttttaatatatgtatatatacccCTTTGTTGTGTGGGACATTGCACAAGATTCAGAAATAAGAAAACCACCAGGTGTTGTTCTTTGAGTGTAATATAACTTGGCGTGAGGCTGAGCTATGTAACCATACGCTCTCTGTCTCGTCATTGGCGCTACAACAACCCTGATTCAGAACCGTCTGTTACTACAACTCAAAGAGAAAAGTCAAGTATCCTAGTTCCTACCTTCCAGACTAAACTGACGATTCAGGAGAAGAATAACAGTTACCTGTGAGAAAGATTGAAAGGTCCCATCTTATAGGTTTGAGGAGAGGGATACTCTTACTCTCTTTGGTCTCCATGGAATCCAATGACAATAGTGAAACTGTTTGTTGCCTATGTGATCCAAGAGTAGAGAGTGTGTGTATGTGAAATGTGGaaagataattatattcaaatgGTACAGATGTGGTGGTGATAGCGTGTGTTGATTGGCTTTCATTTGTGATCAAAGCGGCGCATACTCGTCGTCTTCTGTGAGCAATTATTAGACCAAGGCCCACATTTTTAAATCAACTCTTATTCAGATAGTACTACAGTTGGTATAACTCTTCTTGAATTGGCTATTTTGAGGCAAAACTCAAAAGTGATGAGTGTCATGAAGCAGCAAACAACTCGTTATATTGTCTTGTTACTAAAATTTCCCGGTTTGAGAATTTAGTGAGGTGATGTTTTAGCCAGTCAGTTTTGTTCatatgttccaaaaaaaacacaGATCACACTGTCGTGTGCAACAAGTTATATCTTTATACATTCAGTGAAGTCAGATTCTGTACCCTTAGCTTTACCCTAGACCATGTACTGTGTCTTGCCTATGTGATCCAAGACTTTGGAGTCTGTGTTCGTGACATgtggaaaaataataaatatatgcatGGGACGATCTGGTGGTGCTAGCGTGTGTTGACTACTCTGTGTAGGTAAACCGTCGTCTTCTATGAACATTTATTAGACCAAGGgccactttttttttcttccataaAGTCTACAATGAACACTGCATGCTGGGTCTACCCTAGATATTTTCTCTCCATCTTGTGATGATGATTCAGATAGTACAACAATTGATATAACTTCTTGAATAAGCTATATTGAGGCAAAACTCAAACTGATGAGTGTCATGAAGAAGCAAACAACTTATCATACTGTCTTGTTTCAAAAACTTCTCCagattttgagaattttatcgaGGTGATGTTTTCAGTCAGTTTTATTCATCTGTCCCAAAAATAACACAGATCACACTGTCGCGCGCAACAAGACATCTATATACATTCAGTGAAGTCAGATTCTGTACCCTTAGCTactaatcaaaatcaaaaagttGTGTACAACACTCAACAAAGGACTTCTCTTTACCCAGTCTCAATAAATACCTTAAAGTACATAGACATTGCACTGCCTCCaatctttgtttctttctgtTATTTAGATACGTAATCGATTATCAAATGTAATTTAAACGAGAAAACACTGCATATGATTATCAAATGCATTTCAACGCAGTTGTACTAGAAACTACTCAATGCTCTACACCTTATTACCACTAACATCATCACCATCAACTTCGTCTTTAACAAACACATAGACGAGTATAACCAACAAAGGATAACTTACCGTAGTGAGTGACCAGTTTATAACAAGCTGCGACATTAACGGTACCTTACGTGTATCTATCTGCCAAGCCACCGCAGCTCCTGCGCTCTGCACTCCTTTGTAGAATCCACTGTACCTACTCAAAGTCATCGAATCATTCGCAAGTGCACCGATCAACCAATACACCATACTCTGATACATCGCATCTAACAAACCATAGCTCATGTACAGCATGAACGGTCCGGCGAAGTCTTTCCCTGAATCTTTGAAGTCAAGTTTCTTCACCGGAAGATTGTCAAACGAGTAACCGTGCTGATTCGCCAACCCTCCTGCCCATATCACGGTCCCGATCACCGCCACTAAAGATATTCCGGCGAACCCCCTCGCTCTCCTGCTTTTGAAGCTGAAGTCCATTATGTACCCGATGGCGAACGAGCCAGCCATCTGAGCTCCCCAGTAAAAGACGTTG
The window above is part of the Brassica napus cultivar Da-Ae chromosome C8, Da-Ae, whole genome shotgun sequence genome. Proteins encoded here:
- the LOC106369044 gene encoding eukaryotic peptide chain release factor GTP-binding subunit ERF3A isoform X2, which gives rise to MEENNGVVIPEAHNSDEVEKLDTSEEDLKDKVEESAPVPDEQQASEDHDQEVHHAVHNPAKAKEKAAQEKAAKEEAEEEAEANKKRHLNVVFIGHVDAGKSTIGGQILFLSGQVDDRQIQKYEKEAKEKSRESWYMAYIMDTNEEERAKGKTVEVGRAHFETASTRFTILDAPGHKSYVPNMISGASQADIGVLVISARKGEFETGYERGGQTREHVQLAKTLGVSKLVVVVNKMDDPTVNWSKERYDEIEQKMVPFLKSSGYNTKKDVVFLPISGLMGFNMDKRMDPKVCPWFSGPSFFEVLNSIEVPPRDPNGPFRMPIIDKFKDMGTVVMGKVESGSIREGDSLVIMPNKEPVKVVAIYCDEDKVKRAGPGENLRVRITGIEDEDILSGFVLSSAVKPVPAVTEFVAQLQILELLDNAIFTAGYKAILHIHAVVEECEIIELISQIDVKTRKPMKKKILFVKNGAAVICRIQVTNSICVEKFSDFPQLGRFTLRTEGKTVAVGKVTALSSA
- the LOC106369044 gene encoding eukaryotic peptide chain release factor GTP-binding subunit ERF3A isoform X1, with translation MDLEADIRALQLDSAEENNGVVIPEAHNSDEVEKLDTSEEDLKDKVEESAPVPDEQQASEDHDQEVHHAVHNPAKAKEKAAQEKAAKEEAEEEAEANKKRHLNVVFIGHVDAGKSTIGGQILFLSGQVDDRQIQKYEKEAKEKSRESWYMAYIMDTNEEERAKGKTVEVGRAHFETASTRFTILDAPGHKSYVPNMISGASQADIGVLVISARKGEFETGYERGGQTREHVQLAKTLGVSKLVVVVNKMDDPTVNWSKERYDEIEQKMVPFLKSSGYNTKKDVVFLPISGLMGFNMDKRMDPKVCPWFSGPSFFEVLNSIEVPPRDPNGPFRMPIIDKFKDMGTVVMGKVESGSIREGDSLVIMPNKEPVKVVAIYCDEDKVKRAGPGENLRVRITGIEDEDILSGFVLSSAVKPVPAVTEFVAQLQILELLDNAIFTAGYKAILHIHAVVEECEIIELISQIDVKTRKPMKKKILFVKNGAAVICRIQVTNSICVEKFSDFPQLGRFTLRTEGKTVAVGKVTALSSA
- the LOC125591267 gene encoding cyclin-dependent kinase D-3; translated protein: MEQPKKVADRYLKQEVLGQGTYGVVFKATDTKTGETVAIKKIRLGKHKEGVNITALREIKMLKELKHPHIILLIDAFPHKENLHLVFEFMETDLEGVIRDSNVFLSPADIKSYLLMTLKGLAYCHEKWVLHRDMKPNNLLIGPDGQLKLADFGLARIFGTPDRKFTHQVFARWYRAPELLFGAKQYGAAVDVWAAGCVFAEILLRRPFLQGNSDIDQLSKIFAAFGTPKADQWPDVKKLPDYVEYQFVPAPSLRSLFPSVSEDALDLLSKMFTYDPKARISVKQALEHRYFTSAPSPTDPAKLPKPLRKQESKASYGKHEAIKVVSPPRKIRRVMPERGRVDGMKSHVDKDQQAPMSLDFTVLAERPSNRPTITSADRSHLKRKLDLDF